The region CTGCATCATTCAACGCTTGTTCAGCGGTGGCGATATAGGCGACCTTATTGCCTAAGTCGGTGCAGAGCTGTTCTGCGAGGCGACTCTTACCTGAACGGGCACCACCCAAAATAAATTGTTTCATGTTGTTACCTTGGCTGCTTAATAACAGTGAATCGTGATTAAATGAACGACAGTTAAATAATGCAGTGAGTAGGTTGGCAGGAGTGATGAGAGAGCGGTATGAGTTGCGGGTTAGTGGAGTTATTTCTAAATATAACGAGCAGCCCTAACGCTCGATTAATGTATAACCGATAGATGAACTAGGACTCGCTCGTTAACATCATTTTTACTCGTGCAATAAGCTGCCTACTTGCAGTAGCGGAGCTACGTCAAGATCGTTGGCGTTCATCATTAATGAAATGCGCTGCACCGAGGATAGCAATAAGTTTTGCTCCCACTCGGCGAGTGCTTGAAAGCGCTGAATAAAGCTTTCTTGCAAGGGACGAGGGGCAGTTTTAAGTTTATCTTTACCTTCATCCGTTAGCACCGCATAGACTTTACGCTTATCGGTTTGGCTGCGTTCGCGGCGCACTAACAGTTTTTGTTCGAGTCTATCTATGATGGTGGTAGCGGTTGCTTGACTCATATGAGTTGCTTGCGCCAATTTACGCATCGTAATGTCGCCGTGCTCGCTGATCGATTGCAGTAACAGGAGTTGCGGGCCAGTGAGGCCGGACTCTTTACTGAGTTGACGGGAGTGCAGGTCAATTGCGCGAATAATCTGGCGCAGAGCCACCAGCATATCTTCATGTTTTTCCAAGGTCTTACGGCCGCCGATGGTTATCTGAATTTGGCCGAACCATAGCGCAAAATCACGCTTTTTTAAAGTCCAACCAGATAAAGCCTTGAGTAAGCGCCTTACGCGTTACGTACGGCGTAGCGCGTTATCTCGTTTTATAGCGCCCTAGCGCCACTTCTCGAGTTGCAGGTCTAGGCTGTGCTCGCCATCGGTAAGCTGTAGGTCGGTTTCTTGTAAGGTGGCAAATAAGTCAATGCTGCGCTGACATAACGCTGCCAAGGCGGCGGGCTGGGGCTCTGTTAAATGATAAATGGCCAGCCGAGGAAGTGCCGTTAACTCGGACTTATGCTTGTCCCACCACAGCTCGGCGCTGCGGCCACCATAGCTATATACTAAGACTCGCTCAGCGCGCGATAACGCTTGTTTGATGCGCTTTACGCTGGGCTCACCCAGCTCAATCCAGCTTAAGATACGGCCATCGGGTGATTTGAGCCACAGCTCGGGTTCGTCGTCTGTGCTTAAGCCTTTAGTGAAGCTCAAGTCTGGGTCTGCGTGGCGAATAAACGCCAATAAACGCACCATGAGTCGAGTATTGGTCTCCGACGGATGCTGTGCCACGGTCAGGCTATGCTCTTGGTAATAATGGCGATGTAAATCGCTGATATTCAGACGAACTTTATGCAGTGTGGCAGACAGAGCCATGGTGTTTACTCATATAAAAAGCGCTATGTTAACGGCAAGCTCCAAGTAAAGCCACGCCCTTTGGGCCGTTAAAAGGCGCGGCGTGAAGGGCGAGGTGTGAGCAGTCAGACATGCCGCGTAAGGCTTAGCGCGTGTTTTATCGTATGAGTCCTGTTTTTTTATCCAGTACCTTTTGTTTTTTTATTCAAGACCGACTGTTACACTTTGCGCCCTTTATTCGCCTGGAAATTGGTGATGGCTGATTTTAAAACCCATGTACAAGTAGCCTCTGTGGTGTCCGGCGTGTTGGCCAGTGCCTTAGCCTGGACCGAGCTGGTGAGCCTGCCCGAGGCCTGTTTATTATGGTTAACCGGCTCTTTGGGCGGCATTATGCCGGATATCGACTCTGATACGTCGCGCTCGATTCAAATCATTTTTCGTTTGTTTGGCATCTTGGCCAGCACGCTGATGTTGTTATATGGCCGCCAGTATTTACCCTTGCTCGATACCTTGCTGCTGAGTGGCGCTGCATATTTTTTGGTGCGTTATCCCTTTTGCTGGGCATTTGCCAAGCTCACTGTGCACCGCGCCAGTTTGCACTCTTTATTGGCCAACATGGTGTTTGCGGTGGCGGCCGTGGTGCTCAGTCATCATCTGTTTCATTTAAGTGTTGAGCAGTCTTGGCTGATGGGGCTGTTTATGTTTATCGGTGCCTTAATACATCTGTTGCTCGATGAGATGTACAGCATAGATTTGGAAGGGCGACGGCTAAAAAAATCCTTTGGCACCGCCTTAAAAGTCATGCAGTGGCCCGCCCATTTACCTAACTTAGGCTTGTTGGCGTTATTGTGGCTTGGGTTGTGGCTGGCGCCGTCGCCCGCACCCTTATTAGTCGTGTTAAGGCAACTTTTGCCGCTGCCTCTTAGCTGATAAGATAATGCGGCTGGCATGACTCGCTACCCCTCACTTAATACTAATAATGAGTAGCGGCACCGGCGCTTCCCCCATACCACACACAGGACACAACAGATGAGCCTTGCAGACCAGGTGTTGGCCGTAAATAACGACCTACCGATCCGTACCCAGCAAGCTGTACACAGCGGAAAGGTGCGCTCCGTTTACTGGCTAACCGCCGCTGACAGTCGCCGTTTGATAAAAGAGAAAGGCTACAATGTGGCTGCCGATGCGCCCTTGGCCATCATGGTGATCAGCGACCGTATCTCGGCGTTTGATTGCATTTGGCACGGTGAAGAGGGCATGCAAGGCGTGCCCGGTAAAGGGGCGGCCTTAAACGCCATTTCTAACCATTGGTTTAAGCTGTTTCAAGAACAAGGCTTAGCTGATAGCCATATTTTGGATATTCCCCATCCGTTCGTGTGGATAGTACAAAAAGCCACACCAGTAAAAATTGAGGCTATTTGCCGTCAATATATTACCGGCTCAATGTGGCGCAGCTATGTCAAAGGCGAGCGGGAGTTTTGTGGTATTCGCCTGCCTGATGGCCTGCAAAAAGATCAAAAGCTGCCAGAATTGCTGATGACGCCGTCCACCAAAGGTATCTTAACCGGTATCCCAGGGGTGCCCGAGGCGGATGACGTTAATATTACCCGTCAAAATATCGAAGATAATTTTGCTGCCTTTAACTTTAAGCAGGCTGGCGATATCGACCAATATGAGCGGTTATTGCGCGAAGGTTTTGAAGTAATTAGCACGGAATTGGCCAAGCTTAACCAAATATTTGTCGATACCAAGTTTGAGTTTGGTTACGTGACCGATGCTCAAGGCCAAGAAAAACTGATCTACATGGATGAAGTGGGTACGCCGGACTCATCGCGTATCTGGGATGGTGCCGCTTATGCTACTGGCCACATTGTAGAAAATTCGAAAGAAGACTTTCGCCAAATGTTACTGGCGCACTTTCCTGATCCGGATATTTTGCTTAATAAAGAACGCATGCCTGAGCGCGAAGCACTGGCGCGCGATAATGCCCTGCCGGTAAGTGCATTAATGGATATCTCGCGCACCTATATTGGTATGGCAGAAAAAATAACCGGCCAAAAACTGGTGTTATCGGATAATCCCAAAGCCGATATTATTAACATCTTGCGCGAGCAATATGATTTGGTTGATTAATCGGGCCGAGCCGTTTACTGAACAAAATAAAAAACCCGAGGCCAGCTCGGGTTTTTTTATACGTGGTACTTTACTAGCAGGTGTTAAACATCGCTATTTATCGGGTACCAAATACCACGATAGTTTTACCATGAGCAGAAATAAGCTCTTGTTCCTCTAGCATCTTTAAGATGCGGCCCACAGTTTCCCGTGAACAACCCACTATCTGACCAATTTCTTGGCGGGTGATCTTAATTTGCATACCATCTGGGTGCGTCATTGCATCGGGCTGGCGCGCTAGGCTGAGCAGAGTCTCGGCGATACGACCCGTCACATCCAAAAAGGCCAAGTCGCCCACTTTTTGGCTAGTGGTTTGCAGACGTTCGGCCATTTGTGCCGAAACGCGCATCAGTATTTCTGGATTCACCTGAATGAGTTGGCGAAACTT is a window of Oceanisphaera sp. IT1-181 DNA encoding:
- a CDS encoding MarR family transcriptional regulator, whose translation is MEKHEDMLVALRQIIRAIDLHSRQLSKESGLTGPQLLLLQSISEHGDITMRKLAQATHMSQATATTIIDRLEQKLLVRRERSQTDKRKVYAVLTDEGKDKLKTAPRPLQESFIQRFQALAEWEQNLLLSSVQRISLMMNANDLDVAPLLQVGSLLHE
- a CDS encoding YaeQ family protein encodes the protein MALSATLHKVRLNISDLHRHYYQEHSLTVAQHPSETNTRLMVRLLAFIRHADPDLSFTKGLSTDDEPELWLKSPDGRILSWIELGEPSVKRIKQALSRAERVLVYSYGGRSAELWWDKHKSELTALPRLAIYHLTEPQPAALAALCQRSIDLFATLQETDLQLTDGEHSLDLQLEKWR
- a CDS encoding metal-dependent hydrolase, with amino-acid sequence MADFKTHVQVASVVSGVLASALAWTELVSLPEACLLWLTGSLGGIMPDIDSDTSRSIQIIFRLFGILASTLMLLYGRQYLPLLDTLLLSGAAYFLVRYPFCWAFAKLTVHRASLHSLLANMVFAVAAVVLSHHLFHLSVEQSWLMGLFMFIGALIHLLLDEMYSIDLEGRRLKKSFGTALKVMQWPAHLPNLGLLALLWLGLWLAPSPAPLLVVLRQLLPLPLS
- a CDS encoding phosphoribosylaminoimidazolesuccinocarboxamide synthase, translated to MSLADQVLAVNNDLPIRTQQAVHSGKVRSVYWLTAADSRRLIKEKGYNVAADAPLAIMVISDRISAFDCIWHGEEGMQGVPGKGAALNAISNHWFKLFQEQGLADSHILDIPHPFVWIVQKATPVKIEAICRQYITGSMWRSYVKGEREFCGIRLPDGLQKDQKLPELLMTPSTKGILTGIPGVPEADDVNITRQNIEDNFAAFNFKQAGDIDQYERLLREGFEVISTELAKLNQIFVDTKFEFGYVTDAQGQEKLIYMDEVGTPDSSRIWDGAAYATGHIVENSKEDFRQMLLAHFPDPDILLNKERMPEREALARDNALPVSALMDISRTYIGMAEKITGQKLVLSDNPKADIINILREQYDLVD
- the crp gene encoding cAMP-activated global transcriptional regulator CRP → MIISKPQSDPTLEWFLSHCHIHKYPAKSSLIHAGEKAETLYYIVKGSVSVLIKDEDGKEMILSYLNKGDFIGELGLFEETDNPLRTAWVRAKSPCEVAEISYKKFRQLIQVNPEILMRVSAQMAERLQTTSQKVGDLAFLDVTGRIAETLLSLARQPDAMTHPDGMQIKITRQEIGQIVGCSRETVGRILKMLEEQELISAHGKTIVVFGTR